A window from Camelus dromedarius isolate mCamDro1 chromosome 9, mCamDro1.pat, whole genome shotgun sequence encodes these proteins:
- the PRSS54 gene encoding LOW QUALITY PROTEIN: inactive serine protease 54 (The sequence of the model RefSeq protein was modified relative to this genomic sequence to represent the inferred CDS: deleted 1 base in 1 codon) has translation MVSAAALFGDGRMRRMLLVLLCVSHASASCGIQNINIVETSEEGLVKDKEFPWVVSLQDSQYTHLAFGSILSEFWILSIASALQNRKNDVTIVGIAKMDAKLIPHEEYPVNTIIIHEEFDNETMKNNLALLKTDTAMHFNDLVRPICFLGRKLHMLPALQNCWVAGWNPTSATGNHMTVSILRKISVKDIELCPLNKIQKTGCGNHVEQETDSVCLGDPGNPMMCQLKELNLWMLKGILSHGSEQCPGLFLYINVEDYSDWITSKTKRTSPPLSPFRHWENLIPFPGYSSRAAVTQKTHPGLGQVGWSRVHLQGQKRATMHSWLVNGTQASLDFRERGPTELGTSSEMAVQPVFYDYYGGGTGEVGESESTSGQNRLHQPQEIILFFFVLAFFCNGILV, from the exons ATGGTGTCTGCCGCGGCTCTCTTTGGGGATGGCAGA ATGAGAAGAATGCTCCTAGTGCTGCTCTGCGTCTCCCACGCTTCTGCCA gTTGTGGCATCCAGAATATCAACATTGTGGAAACTTCCGAGGAGGGGCTGGTCAAAGACAAGGAGTTCCCGTGGGTAGTGTCTCTGCAGGATTCCCAGTACACCCACCTGGCTTTCGGTAGCATCCTCAGTGAGTTCTGGATCCTCAGCATTGCATCTGCCTTACAGAACAG GAAGAACGATGTCACTATAGTTGGTATAGCTAAGATGGATGCAAAACTGATTCCTCACGAAGAATATCCAGTCAACACCATCATCATCCATGAGGAATTTGATAATGAAACAATGAAGAATAACTTAGCCCTCCTGAAGACAGACACGGCAATGCATTTCAACGACCTGGTCCGGCCCATCTGCTTCCTTGGCAGGAAGCTGCATATGTTGCCAGCCTTGCAGAACTGCTGGGTGGCAGGATGGAATCCCACATCTGCA ACAGGAAATCACATGACAGTGAGTATCCTGAGGAAAATCTCCGTGAAAGACATCGAACTGTGTCCCTTaaacaaaatccagaaaacaGGATGTGGCAATCATGTGGAGCAGGAAACTGACTCTGTCTGCTTG GGGGACCCAGGAAACCCAATGATGTGCCAGCTGAAGGAACTGAATCTATGGATGCTGAAAGGAATCCTGTCCCATGGCAGTGAGCAATGCCCCGGCCTGTTCCTGTACATCAATGTAGAAGACTACAGTGACTGGATCACGTCTAAGACCAAGAGGACCAGCCCTCCCCTGTCGCCCTTCCGCCACTGGGAGAACCTGATTCCCTTCCCCGGCTACTCATCCCGAGCCGCCGTGACACAGAAAACACATCCTGGGCTGGGCCAGGTTGGATGGTCCCGAGTACACCTCCAAGGACAAAAAAGGGCCACCATGCATTCATGGCTAGTAAATGGCACTCAAGCGAGCCTAGACTTCAGGGAAAGGGGGCCAACGGAGTTGGGCACGTCTTCTGAGATGGCCGTACAACCCGTGTTCTATGACTACTACGGTGGGGgaactggggaggtgggggagagcgAGTCTACTTCAGGTCAGAACAGGTTACATCAACCCCAAGAAAttatcttgtttttctttgtgcTTGCTTTCTTTTGTAATGGTATCTTAGTCTAG